Sequence from the Rhabdothermincola salaria genome:
CCAAGGAGATCGACGACAAGAGCGAGATCGCCCAGGTCGCCAGCATCTCGGCCGCCGACACCACCATCGGTGAGGTCATCGCCGACGCCATCGACAAGGTGGGCAAGGACGGCGTGGTCACCGTCGAGGAGTCGAACACCTTCGGCATGGATCTCGACTTCGTCGAGGGCATGCAGTTCGACAAGGGCTACCTGTCGCCCTACTTCGTCACCGACGCCGAGCGCCAGGAAGCGGTCCTCGACAACCCCTACATCCTCTTCGTCAACTCCAAGATCACCTCGGTGCAGGACCTCCTGCCGGTGCTCGAGAAGGTGATGCAGGGCGGCAAGCCGCTGCTGATCGTGGCCGAGGACATCGAGGGCGAGGCTCTCGCCACCCTCGTGGTCAACAAGATCCGCGGCACCTTCAACTCGGTGGCCGTCAAGGCCCCCGGCTTCGGTGAGCGCCGCAAGGCCATGATGGCCGACATGGCCGTCCTCACCGGGGGTCAGGTCATCTCCGAGGAGATCGGGCTCAAGCTCGACTCGGCGACCCTCGACCTGCTGGGCCAGGCCCGCAAGATCGTGGTCACCAAGGACGCCACCACCATCGTCGAGGGCGGCGGCGACCAGGCCGACGTGGCCGGTCGCATCGCCCAGATCAAGGCCGAGATCGACAACACCGACTCGGACTGGGACCGCGAGAAGCTCCAGGAGCGCCTGGCCAAGCTCTCCGGTGGCGTGGCCGTCATCAAGGTCGGCGCCGCCACCGAGGTGGAGCTCAAGGAGAAGAAGCACCGCATCGAGGACGCCCTGAGCGCCACCCGTGCGGCCATCGAGGAAGGCGTGGTCGCCGGTGGCGGCACCGCCCTGCTCCGGGCCCGCGCCACGCTCAAGGACACCGTCGACTCCCTCGAGGGCGACGAGGCCACCGGTGCCCGGGCCGTGTACCGGGCGCTCGAGGCTCCGGCTCGGCTCATCGCCGACAACGCCGGCCTCGAAGGTGCGGTCATCGTCCAGCAGGTGGAGGCCGAGACCGGTTCCACCGGCCTCAACGCCGCCACCGGCGAGATGGTCGACCTGCTCAAGGCCGGTGTCATCGACCCGGCCAAGGTGACCCGTGCGGCGCTGCAGAACGCGGCGTCCATCGCCGCCCTGCTGCTCACCACCGAGGCGCTCGTGGCCGACAAGCCCGAGCCCGCCGGCGGCGGTGCCGATGCCGCCGCGGCCGCAGCCGCCATGGGTGGCATGGGCGGCATGGGTGGCATGGGCGGGATGATGTGACCCAGGCTCCGGCCTGAGCACACCCGCTCGAACCCGAAGAACCCGAACGGAGGGGCCGGCTCAGCCCGGCCCCTCCGTCGCGTCCGGGCCCGGGTTCGCTCGCCGACACGATGCGGGGTCCGGGACGGGGCCGGGCTCGGTAACCTCCGATCATGGAGATCCCGCCCCCTGACCCCGAGAAGCTGCTGGCCGCCTGGATGGAGTGGGAGCGCGGTGAGGTGAACCCCGGTCGGGCCATGGCCAACCTCAAGACCGCGGGGATGCCCGATCTGTTGCGCCAGCTCGTCGAGGCCTTGGCCGAGACGTCCGACTGACCGGCGGCGCGGTCTCGGCCATGCCCGCGCGGGGCGGACGCCAGGTCATCCCCCGGCCGAACTCGGTTCGGCCCGGTCGGCCCGCGCCCTGGGCCGGGCTCCCCGCCGGACGGTTGCAGCCCAGCCTCGACGACGTGGTGGCGGCCATGGCCTCCGCCCCCCCGCCTCGACCCTCCGATCGCGAGGGCCCGGGGGTCCGCGCCTCGGCCGTGCTGGCCGCCCTGTACGAGTTCGACGGCGAGGCGGTGGTGGTGCTCACCCGCCGGGCGCAGCACATGCGCAGCCACCGGGGCGAGGTGGCCTTCCCCGGAGGACGCCAGGAGCCGGGCGAGGACCTGTGGGACACAGCGCTCCGCGAAGCCAACGAGGAGGTCGACCTCGATCCGGCCGACGTCGAGCTGCTCGGCGAGCTCGACCACCTCCGCACCGTCACGAGCCACTCGTTCATCGCCCCCTACGTGGCCCGCCTGGCGGGTCGCCCCCAGCTGACCCCGTCCCCGGACGAGGTCGAGCACGTCCTGCACGTCCCCCTCGCCGTGCTGCTGGCGCCGGACGTGTTCCGCGAGGAGCGCTGGGGCATCCCGCCGATGGACCGGCCCATCTACTTCTTCGAGGTGGTGGGCGACACCATCTGGGGGGCCACCGGAGCCATGTTGCGCAACCTGCTGGGCGTGGTCACGGGCACCTACGACCCCGACGACCATCCGCCCCCATGGGGCGCCCTGCCCGGCGAAGACCGCCACGACCACGCCTGAGCGCGAGCCCCGAGCGTGACCGGCGGGTGGGGGCTACCGTGCGGCCATGGCCCGGTTGACCTTCGAAGCCGACACCCACGGAGAGCTCGTCGCCCAGGTGCGGGCGTGGCTGGCCTCGGTCGAGAACACCGACGGCCCCATCTCGGTGGCCGACGCCATCTCCCAGGGGGCCGGGCTGACCAAGGACGCCCTGCGCATCATCGCCGCCGCGGCGCCTGCGCCGGTGGCCCAGAGCGATGTCGTGAAGTCGCTCACGGGCATGGGCTACAAGGTCACCGACTCCACCTCGAAGGCCCTCGTCGACGGCCTCCAGAGCGTGGAAGCCCTGACGGGCGGCAGCGTCATCGAGCAGGTCTCCGACCGGGGCCGGGCCACCCTGTGGAGCATGAACCAGAAGGTGGCCAAGCAGGTCCTGCGGACCCTCGCCGGGAGCTGATCGGCGGCGGCGGGACGGGCCCCGCAGCGGGCTCGGGCCTCGTCGGCGGACGGGGTAGACTCCCACCCTTCCAGCGGAGTGGGGCCCCTCACGGGCTCGGCCTCTGCTGTTCTCTCGCAGCGACACACCCAGTGAAGGGACTCTGACATGGCCGAGGTCGAGATCGGGATGGGCAAGTCGGGGCGTCGCGCCTACGGCTTCGACGACATCGCCATCGTTCCCAGTCGCCGCACCCGCGATCCCGAGGACGTCGACATCTCCTGGGAGATCGACGCCTTCCGCTTCGAGCTCCCCCTCATGGGCTCGGCCATGGACGGGGTCATCAGCCCCGCCACCGCCATCGAGATGGGCCGCCTCGGCGGCGTCGGCGTGCTCAACCTCGAGGGCCTCTGGACCCGTTACGAGGATCCCGAGCCGCTGTTCGAGGAGATCGCCGAGCTGCCCACCGACAAGGCCACCGCCCGGATGCAGCAGATGTACAGCGAGCCCATCAAGCTCGAGCTGGTGGGTCAGCGCATCCGTGAGATCAAGGACGCCGGCGTGGTCAGCTGCGCCTCGGTCACCCCGCAGCGCACGGCGGCGCTGGCCTCCGAGATCGTCGACGCCGAGCTCGACCTGCTCGTCATCCAGGGCACCGTGGTCTCGGCCGAGCACGTGTCCAAGACGGTCGAGCCGCTCAACCTCAAGAAGTTCGTCCGCGAGATCGACATCCCGGTCATCGTCGGCGGGTGCGCCAGCTACCAGGCCGCCCTGCACCTCATGCGCACCGGTGCCGCCGGTGTGCTCGTCGGCGTCGGCCCCGGCCACGCCTGCACCACCCGGGGCGTGCTCGGCATCGGTGTCCCCCAGGCCACCGCCATCGCCGACGCCAAGTCGGCCCGCATGCGCCACCTCGACGAGACCGGCGTCTACTGCCAGGTCATCGCGGACGGCGGCATGGGCACGGGCGGCGACATCGCCAAGGCCATCGTCTGCGGCGCCGACGCCGTCATGATCGGCTCCCCGCTGGCCACGGCCGCCGAGGCGCCGGGCCGGGGGTACCACTGGGGCATGGCCACCTTCCACCCCACGCTGCCCCGCGGCGCTCGGGTCAAGACCACCACCCGGGGCACCCTCGAGGAGATCTTGGTGGGCCCGGCCCACGAGAACGACGGTCGCATGAACCTGTTCGGCGCCTTGCGCACCTCCATGGCCACCTGCGGCTACGAGACGGTCAAGGAGTTCCAGAAGGCCGAGGTCATGGTCGCCCCGGCGCTCATGACCGAGGGCAAGAACCTCCAGAAGTCCCAGGGTGTGGGGATGGGCCACTGAGCGGCGCGGTGCCGGTTCCGCCCTCCACTCCTCCAGCCGACCTCACGGACCTCGAATGACCGAACCAGTGCGGCCCGCCGACCCCGTCCTGGTGGTCGACTTCGGGGCCCAGTACGCCCAGCTCATCGCCCGCCGGGTGCGTGAGGCCCACGTCTACTCCGAGATCGTCCCGCACTCCCTGAGCGCGGCCGAGATCGCCGAGCGGTCGCCACGGGGCATCGTGCTCTCGGGCGGCCCGGCGTCGGTGCACGTCGAGGGCGCACCCTCCATCGACCCGGGGGTCTACGAGCTCGGCGTGCCCATCCTGGGCATCTGCTACGGAGCCCAGCTCCTCGCCCGCGACCTCGGTGGCGAGGTGGCTCGCACCGGCCGGGGCGAGTACGGCCGCACCGATCTCGACGTCGTCGACCAGCAGGTGCTGTTCGGGCCGGCGCAACCGTCGCACCAGCCGGTGTGGATGAGCCACTTCGACACCATCACTGCGCCCCCTGCTGGGGCCACGGTCACGGCCTCCACCCCGGACACCCCGGCGGCCGCCTTCGAGGACGTCGACGCCAAGGTCTACGGGGTGCAGTTCCACCCCGAGGTCGTCCACACGCCGCACGGCCAGGAGGTGCTCGAGCACTTCTTGTACGACGCCTGCGGGCTGGCCCCGGGCTGGACGATGACGTCGATCATCGAGACCCAGGTGGCCGCCATCCGAGCCCAGGTCGGCGATGGTCGCGCCATCTGCGGGTTG
This genomic interval carries:
- the groL gene encoding chaperonin GroEL (60 kDa chaperone family; promotes refolding of misfolded polypeptides especially under stressful conditions; forms two stacked rings of heptamers to form a barrel-shaped 14mer; ends can be capped by GroES; misfolded proteins enter the barrel where they are refolded when GroES binds), whose product is MAKILKFDEDARRALEAGVNKLADAVKVTLGPKGRNVVLDKKWGAPTITNDGVSIAREVELDDPFENMGAQLVKEVATKTNDIAGDGTTTATVLAQALVREGLRNVAAGASPLGLKRGIEKAVAKAVESIHAQAKEIDDKSEIAQVASISAADTTIGEVIADAIDKVGKDGVVTVEESNTFGMDLDFVEGMQFDKGYLSPYFVTDAERQEAVLDNPYILFVNSKITSVQDLLPVLEKVMQGGKPLLIVAEDIEGEALATLVVNKIRGTFNSVAVKAPGFGERRKAMMADMAVLTGGQVISEEIGLKLDSATLDLLGQARKIVVTKDATTIVEGGGDQADVAGRIAQIKAEIDNTDSDWDREKLQERLAKLSGGVAVIKVGAATEVELKEKKHRIEDALSATRAAIEEGVVAGGGTALLRARATLKDTVDSLEGDEATGARAVYRALEAPARLIADNAGLEGAVIVQQVEAETGSTGLNAATGEMVDLLKAGVIDPAKVTRAALQNAASIAALLLTTEALVADKPEPAGGGADAAAAAAAMGGMGGMGGMGGMM
- a CDS encoding NUDIX hydrolase is translated as MASAPPPRPSDREGPGVRASAVLAALYEFDGEAVVVLTRRAQHMRSHRGEVAFPGGRQEPGEDLWDTALREANEEVDLDPADVELLGELDHLRTVTSHSFIAPYVARLAGRPQLTPSPDEVEHVLHVPLAVLLAPDVFREERWGIPPMDRPIYFFEVVGDTIWGATGAMLRNLLGVVTGTYDPDDHPPPWGALPGEDRHDHA
- a CDS encoding GuaB3 family IMP dehydrogenase-related protein, producing the protein MAEVEIGMGKSGRRAYGFDDIAIVPSRRTRDPEDVDISWEIDAFRFELPLMGSAMDGVISPATAIEMGRLGGVGVLNLEGLWTRYEDPEPLFEEIAELPTDKATARMQQMYSEPIKLELVGQRIREIKDAGVVSCASVTPQRTAALASEIVDAELDLLVIQGTVVSAEHVSKTVEPLNLKKFVREIDIPVIVGGCASYQAALHLMRTGAAGVLVGVGPGHACTTRGVLGIGVPQATAIADAKSARMRHLDETGVYCQVIADGGMGTGGDIAKAIVCGADAVMIGSPLATAAEAPGRGYHWGMATFHPTLPRGARVKTTTRGTLEEILVGPAHENDGRMNLFGALRTSMATCGYETVKEFQKAEVMVAPALMTEGKNLQKSQGVGMGH